A window of the Acidovorax sp. YS12 genome harbors these coding sequences:
- a CDS encoding ABC transporter permease subunit has product MGGVCPAAPWPLTFGVVGWSLALQLLVGTALAWLLARGRFAGQGLLDALVTLPLVFPPIVLGYGLLLLLGRQGWLAQWLPPALQPAVVFTPAGLVIAAFVAGLPLMVKPVQAAFAGIAPRVREAAALLGHRPWSVFWRIDLPLARRGIAAGLVLAGGRGLGEVGLSLMLGGNIAGRTETLSLAIYNHVLDGHWACANALSLLLGAVALAAFVFLRRWGTL; this is encoded by the coding sequence ATGGGCGGCGTGTGCCCCGCGGCGCCGTGGCCGCTCACCTTCGGCGTGGTCGGCTGGAGCCTGGCCCTGCAACTGCTGGTGGGCACGGCCCTGGCGTGGCTGCTGGCGCGCGGGCGCTTTGCCGGGCAGGGGCTGCTGGATGCGCTGGTCACGCTGCCGCTGGTGTTTCCGCCTATCGTGCTGGGCTACGGGTTGCTGTTGCTGCTGGGGCGCCAGGGCTGGCTGGCGCAGTGGCTGCCCCCGGCGCTGCAGCCTGCCGTGGTGTTCACCCCGGCCGGGCTGGTGATCGCGGCCTTCGTGGCGGGGCTGCCGCTCATGGTCAAGCCCGTGCAGGCGGCTTTCGCGGGCATCGCGCCGCGCGTGCGCGAGGCGGCGGCGCTGCTGGGGCACCGGCCCTGGAGCGTGTTCTGGCGCATCGACCTGCCGCTGGCGCGCCGGGGCATCGCCGCCGGGCTGGTGCTGGCGGGCGGGCGCGGGCTGGGCGAGGTGGGGCTGTCGCTGATGCTGGGCGGCAACATCGCCGGGCGCACCGAAACGCTGTCGCTGGCCATCTACAACCATGTGCTGGACGGGCATTGGGCCTGTGCCAACGCACTGTCGCTGCTGCTGGGCGCCGTGGCGCTGGCGGCCTTTGTGTTTCTACGCCGTTGGGGGACGCTGTGA
- the modA gene encoding molybdate ABC transporter substrate-binding protein has product MQHFFLTCVLFLSTFWAAHAWAADTLLVAAGAGYRKPVLELLEGFSAAHGIRAEASFGNMKQVETQARQNPEIALLIGDQAFLEPMGLAERFVPLGTGALVLVTAPGQPLAALADLREARFRRIALPDRTKAVYGNAAATCLARLGLAQPLAGRLLEVATVPQVSAYVATGEVDAGFVNRTEALALQGRVGARIDAPQDCYDPIALSAGVLKGRAEGAAVRAFLGYLASPAARRVLERHGM; this is encoded by the coding sequence ATGCAACATTTTTTCCTGACTTGTGTGCTCTTCCTGTCCACTTTCTGGGCGGCGCACGCCTGGGCCGCCGACACCCTGCTGGTGGCCGCCGGCGCGGGCTACCGCAAGCCGGTGCTCGAGCTGCTGGAGGGCTTCTCGGCAGCCCATGGCATCCGCGCCGAGGCCAGCTTCGGCAACATGAAGCAGGTTGAGACCCAGGCGCGGCAGAACCCCGAGATCGCGCTGCTGATTGGCGACCAGGCCTTTCTCGAACCCATGGGGCTGGCCGAGCGTTTCGTGCCCCTGGGCACGGGTGCCCTGGTGCTGGTGACGGCGCCGGGCCAGCCGCTGGCGGCCTTGGCGGACTTGCGCGAGGCGCGCTTTCGGCGCATTGCGCTGCCCGACCGCACCAAGGCCGTCTACGGCAACGCCGCCGCCACCTGCCTGGCCCGCCTGGGCCTGGCGCAGCCGCTGGCCGGGCGCCTGCTGGAAGTGGCCACCGTGCCGCAGGTGAGCGCCTATGTGGCCACGGGCGAGGTGGATGCGGGCTTCGTCAACCGCACCGAGGCGCTGGCGCTGCAGGGCCGCGTGGGCGCGCGCATCGACGCGCCGCAGGACTGCTACGACCCGATCGCGCTGAGCGCCGGCGTGCTCAAGGGGCGGGCCGAGGGCGCGGCGGTGCGCGCCTTCCTCGGCTACTTGGCCTCGCCCGCGGCCCGGCGCGTGCTCGAACGCCACGGCATGTGA
- a CDS encoding iron ABC transporter permease, giving the protein MGRAMSWAFLAVLAMSAAVLWGLTIGRYPMSMGEVLRFVAAQGGLGDMPPGRQEFLHNLIVEIRLPRVLAALLVGGALSVSGAAYQSVFRNPLVSPGLMGVLAGAAFGAALGYVVSGNWWAVQAAAFGMGVLAVVLGLGIAGIFGQGSLVMLVLGGVISSGLFTALLSVAKYLADPQDQLPAIVYWLMGSLARSSMESVLQLVAPLGLCVAVLLVLARALDVLSLGDDEARSLGVPVVAVRYAVIAAATLASALTVSLAGMIGWIGLLVPHLARLLVGPVNVRVLPMSVVLGGVFLLAADMVVRTVGPAEVPIGIVTELLGIPVFVLLLHRVRKGWIA; this is encoded by the coding sequence ATGGGGCGCGCGATGTCGTGGGCTTTCCTCGCCGTGCTGGCGATGAGCGCCGCGGTGCTCTGGGGCCTGACCATAGGGCGCTATCCCATGTCGATGGGGGAGGTACTGCGCTTCGTGGCGGCCCAGGGAGGATTGGGGGACATGCCGCCCGGGCGCCAGGAATTTCTGCACAACCTGATCGTCGAGATACGCCTGCCCCGCGTGCTCGCGGCCTTGCTGGTGGGGGGCGCGTTGTCGGTGTCGGGTGCCGCGTACCAATCGGTGTTTCGCAATCCGCTGGTTTCGCCTGGACTGATGGGCGTGCTGGCCGGAGCCGCCTTTGGCGCGGCCCTGGGCTATGTGGTGTCTGGCAACTGGTGGGCCGTGCAGGCCGCGGCTTTTGGCATGGGGGTGCTGGCGGTGGTCCTCGGACTGGGTATCGCCGGCATCTTCGGCCAGGGCTCCCTGGTCATGCTGGTGCTGGGTGGGGTCATCAGTAGCGGTTTGTTCACTGCCCTGCTGTCGGTGGCGAAATACCTTGCCGACCCGCAGGATCAACTGCCCGCCATCGTGTATTGGCTGATGGGCAGCCTGGCCCGCTCCAGCATGGAGTCGGTGCTGCAATTGGTGGCTCCGCTGGGGTTGTGCGTGGCCGTTCTGCTGGTGCTGGCGCGGGCCCTGGACGTGTTGTCGCTGGGGGATGATGAGGCCCGGTCGCTGGGCGTGCCGGTCGTGGCCGTGCGGTATGCGGTGATCGCCGCCGCCACATTGGCCAGTGCGCTGACGGTCTCGCTGGCGGGAATGATCGGGTGGATCGGTTTGCTCGTTCCGCATCTGGCGCGCTTGCTGGTCGGGCCGGTCAATGTGCGCGTGCTGCCCATGAGCGTTGTCCTGGGCGGGGTGTTTTTGCTGGCCGCCGACATGGTGGTGCGCACCGTGGGGCCTGCGGAGGTTCCCATTGGCATCGTGACGGAACTGCTGGGCATTCCTGTGTTCGTGCTGCTGCTGCACCGCGTGCGCAAGGGGTGGATCGCATGA
- a CDS encoding N-acetyltransferase: MPAHELRIADSPASIPCAAWDALLAAQPHPTPFMRHAYLAALHDSGSATPRTGWAPRFFMLWQGDELVAACPLYLKGHSYGEYVFDWAWARAYEEHGLPYYPKAVVAVPFTPVPGARLLARDAGARALLVRAMRQWCEAENISSLHVLFASDGDLQACAAQGLMQRHAVQFHWQNDGYADFDGFLASLTQDKRRKIRQERRKVREAGVTFRWARGTDITQADWDFFYRCYERTYLEHGNPPYLTRDFFARMAAHMPGHWLLFTAERGGRPIASSLIAVSACPSSAGGPKDHENLVAYGRYWGALERVDCLHFEACYYQPLQWCIDHGVQRFEGGAQGEHKMARALLPVPTASAHWLAHPAFADAVQRFLSREDEGMAHYLETLQARSPFKPPG; the protein is encoded by the coding sequence ATGCCCGCCCACGAACTGCGCATCGCGGATTCCCCCGCCTCCATCCCTTGCGCCGCCTGGGACGCCCTGCTCGCCGCCCAGCCCCACCCCACGCCGTTCATGCGCCACGCCTACCTGGCCGCGCTGCACGACAGCGGCAGCGCCACGCCGCGCACCGGCTGGGCGCCGCGCTTTTTCATGCTGTGGCAGGGCGATGAACTGGTGGCCGCCTGCCCGCTGTACCTCAAGGGCCACTCGTATGGCGAATACGTCTTCGACTGGGCCTGGGCCAGGGCCTACGAGGAACACGGCCTGCCCTACTACCCCAAGGCGGTGGTGGCCGTGCCCTTCACGCCCGTGCCAGGGGCCCGCCTTCTGGCGCGCGACGCCGGCGCGCGCGCCCTGCTGGTGCGGGCCATGCGCCAATGGTGCGAAGCGGAGAACATCTCCTCCCTGCACGTGCTGTTCGCCAGCGACGGCGACCTGCAAGCCTGCGCCGCGCAGGGGCTGATGCAGCGCCACGCGGTGCAGTTCCACTGGCAGAACGATGGCTACGCCGACTTCGACGGCTTCCTCGCCAGCCTGACGCAGGACAAGCGCCGCAAGATCCGCCAGGAACGCCGCAAGGTGCGCGAGGCGGGCGTCACGTTCCGCTGGGCGCGCGGCACGGACATCACGCAGGCGGACTGGGACTTCTTCTACCGCTGCTATGAGCGCACCTATCTCGAACACGGCAACCCGCCCTACCTCACGCGCGACTTCTTCGCCCGCATGGCGGCGCACATGCCGGGCCACTGGCTGCTGTTCACCGCCGAGCGCGGCGGCCGCCCGATTGCTAGCAGTTTGATAGCTGTCAGCGCTTGCCCATCAAGCGCTGGAGGCCCAAAAGACCATGAAAACCTGGTGGCCTACGGCCGCTACTGGGGCGCGCTGGAGCGCGTGGACTGCCTGCATTTCGAGGCCTGCTACTACCAGCCGCTGCAGTGGTGCATCGACCATGGCGTGCAGCGCTTCGAGGGCGGCGCGCAGGGCGAGCACAAGATGGCGCGCGCCCTGCTGCCAGTGCCGACGGCAAGCGCGCACTGGCTGGCCCACCCAGCCTTTGCCGATGCGGTGCAGCGCTTCCTGTCGCGCGAGGACGAAGGCATGGCGCACTACCTGGAAACGCTGCAGGCGCGCAGCCCATTCAAGCCGCCGGGCTGA
- a CDS encoding ABC transporter ATP-binding protein — protein MTAAPVRSDAALCARGLAFAHPGRTVLEGVDLDLVPGEVLSLLGSNGAGKSTLLRLLLGLLRPDRGEVRLAGRALATYPRSELAQHLAYVPQAHAALFPYTVRDLVLMGRLPVHGMFKAATPRDRAAADLAMEQLGVAHLAARPCTELSGGERQLVLIARAVAQGARFVVLDEPAAGLDYGNQMRLLLRMRLLATQGYAVLQTTHQPEHALLVSTRVALLERGRIVDDGSPRAVVTAAAIERLYGIAVAAFHSEQGHTAFHPLALDPGGRDVPDRPDLGPASPARLSPLSFDS, from the coding sequence ATGACGGCAGCCCCCGTGAGGTCCGATGCTGCACTGTGCGCGCGCGGATTGGCATTTGCGCACCCCGGGCGCACGGTGCTTGAGGGCGTGGATCTGGATCTCGTGCCGGGGGAAGTGCTGTCGCTGCTGGGGAGCAATGGCGCAGGCAAGAGCACGTTGCTGCGCCTGCTGCTGGGCCTGCTGCGCCCGGACCGGGGCGAAGTCCGCCTGGCGGGACGCGCTCTTGCAACCTACCCGCGCAGCGAGTTGGCACAGCATCTGGCCTATGTGCCGCAGGCCCATGCGGCATTGTTTCCCTACACCGTACGGGACCTGGTGCTCATGGGCCGCCTGCCGGTGCACGGCATGTTCAAGGCGGCCACGCCGCGCGACCGTGCCGCCGCCGATCTGGCGATGGAGCAATTGGGCGTGGCGCATTTGGCCGCGCGGCCTTGCACGGAGCTTTCAGGGGGCGAGCGCCAGTTGGTTCTGATCGCACGGGCCGTGGCGCAAGGGGCGCGCTTCGTCGTGCTGGATGAGCCCGCCGCGGGCCTGGACTATGGCAACCAGATGCGCCTGCTGCTGCGCATGCGTCTGCTGGCCACCCAGGGGTACGCCGTGCTGCAAACCACCCACCAGCCGGAGCATGCGCTGCTGGTCTCCACGCGGGTGGCGCTGCTTGAACGGGGCCGCATCGTTGACGACGGTTCTCCTCGCGCCGTGGTGACGGCCGCCGCCATCGAGCGGCTGTACGGCATTGCCGTGGCTGCCTTTCATTCCGAACAGGGGCATACGGCGTTCCATCCGCTGGCGCTCGATCCGGGCGGGCGGGATGTACCGGATCGGCCTGACCTGGGCCCTGCGTCCCCGGCACGGCTTTCTCCACTGTCCTTTGACTCTTAA
- a CDS encoding DUF364 domain-containing protein: MSVLQNPLGATCTGTLLSELHASVCERLGPLAETLVIERAVMGIFFTGVKLSNGAGGLCATPIKSVPEAVCCPSSVKAMPTPGKISGRLAVEVLGDLYRQQDLRRALAIATLNALVETLWMRDGPPTDALVCGGDAFDALQIEPGHRVVLVGAFPPYMRELRRRGQPFHVLELDMSTLKSEELPFYVPPERADEVLPQADVFVTTGTTLINGSLDSLLQQLRPGVQAAVIGPTATLVCGPYARRGVTVVGGTRVRDPDSLLDLLAEGGSGYHFFGKSVERVCLYPALVGRP, translated from the coding sequence ATGTCTGTACTACAAAACCCGCTCGGTGCCACCTGCACGGGCACCTTGCTGTCCGAACTGCATGCCAGCGTGTGCGAGCGCCTGGGCCCGCTGGCCGAGACCCTGGTCATCGAGCGAGCCGTGATGGGCATCTTCTTCACTGGCGTCAAACTGAGCAACGGCGCAGGAGGCCTGTGTGCCACGCCCATCAAGAGCGTGCCCGAGGCAGTGTGCTGCCCTAGCTCGGTCAAGGCCATGCCCACCCCCGGGAAAATCTCCGGCCGGTTGGCGGTGGAGGTACTGGGCGATCTGTATCGCCAACAGGACCTGCGCCGGGCGCTGGCCATTGCTACGCTCAACGCCCTGGTCGAAACGCTGTGGATGCGTGACGGCCCGCCCACGGATGCCCTCGTGTGCGGGGGGGATGCGTTCGATGCATTGCAAATCGAGCCTGGGCACCGGGTGGTGCTGGTAGGGGCGTTCCCGCCCTACATGCGGGAATTGCGGCGGCGCGGGCAGCCTTTTCACGTGCTGGAGCTCGACATGTCCACGCTCAAATCCGAGGAGCTACCTTTCTACGTACCGCCCGAGCGTGCCGACGAGGTGCTCCCGCAGGCCGACGTATTCGTCACCACCGGCACTACCTTGATCAACGGCTCGCTCGATAGCCTGCTGCAACAGTTGCGGCCTGGCGTGCAGGCGGCGGTCATCGGCCCCACGGCCACGCTGGTGTGCGGGCCGTATGCACGCCGGGGTGTCACCGTGGTGGGCGGCACGCGCGTGCGCGATCCTGACAGCCTGCTCGACCTGCTGGCCGAGGGCGGTTCGGGCTACCACTTCTTCGGCAAGTCGGTCGAGCGTGTGTGCTTGTATCCAGCGCTCGTTGGAAGGCCTTGA
- a CDS encoding class I SAM-dependent methyltransferase: protein MRQLIDWELLSELTSSPGFDEPALWDGFARRYDGFSRLQAQATLCQVQAMALCPGDSVLDVGAGTGRLSLELARRVHRVTALDVSRAMLDILERNAVSAGVGNVTPLHLPWGDAVLGVNLERHDVVVACRSPATRDLRKLHAAARRAVYIFLFAGPSLKQFHDWLMDGIDPEVRRSPALGAVPCQPSGHVLLFNRLAAMGIQASVNYIPDGFTNWYADDAALLADFAWLDVPAGRMAQFKRNLQPFCCAENGGVRLRLTSRSVVLSWSTQAPSADAPAAGVPA from the coding sequence ATGCGCCAACTGATTGACTGGGAGTTACTGAGCGAACTCACGAGTTCGCCGGGGTTTGACGAACCTGCGTTGTGGGATGGGTTCGCCCGGCGGTACGACGGCTTCAGCCGTCTGCAGGCACAGGCCACTTTGTGCCAGGTGCAGGCGATGGCCCTGTGCCCGGGGGATTCTGTCCTGGACGTGGGCGCTGGCACGGGCCGTCTGAGCCTGGAGCTGGCGCGCAGGGTGCATCGCGTGACGGCGCTGGACGTGTCGCGCGCCATGCTCGACATTCTGGAGCGCAACGCGGTATCGGCAGGGGTGGGCAACGTCACGCCGCTGCATCTGCCATGGGGCGATGCCGTATTGGGCGTCAACCTGGAGAGGCATGACGTGGTGGTCGCATGCCGCTCTCCGGCAACGCGAGACCTGCGCAAGCTGCACGCTGCCGCCCGCCGGGCGGTTTACATCTTCCTGTTCGCGGGCCCCAGCCTGAAACAGTTCCATGATTGGCTGATGGATGGCATAGACCCCGAAGTGCGCAGGAGCCCTGCCCTTGGGGCCGTGCCCTGCCAGCCGAGCGGGCATGTGCTGCTGTTCAACCGGCTGGCGGCGATGGGCATCCAGGCCAGCGTCAACTACATCCCGGATGGGTTCACCAACTGGTACGCGGACGATGCTGCGCTCCTGGCCGACTTTGCCTGGCTGGACGTGCCTGCGGGGCGGATGGCGCAGTTCAAGCGCAACCTGCAGCCGTTTTGCTGCGCCGAGAACGGCGGCGTGCGCCTGCGGTTGACCTCGCGCAGTGTCGTGCTGTCCTGGTCAACACAGGCGCCTTCAGCCGACGCGCCTGCGGCAGGAGTTCCTGCATGA
- a CDS encoding TonB-dependent siderophore receptor, giving the protein MLRASRTSLQPFARTAVAAAALACGWASAAESAQPPPELQEVIVESASSTAGFQAKEVELGPLGTRAVLDTPYSVRTVSREMIENQQATSVHELLKYLPSAQMQARGGADVGRPQTRGMQSSVVANNHLDGLNVVGTTAYPMELYERIEVIQSLSGAFYGPASPAGNFNFIQKRPALASQKRLTAGYSSSRVYGAHADLSGPLDVNKVVTYRTNLLHEEGEGYVQGSTQRRSLVGLALDVRPNASTVIELNASRYHFVRKGFPGSFAYATGLLPAAPDPTRVGYGQSYAGLDLETSVLNARVLHRINDDWRVTAGVLRQIADRSLTWPTNTMTGTSGGYTTTVGSSAAGRFVVDSNLLQLSGRVRQGGWTHDLVVGTTGFNWDVFSYPNKTYTLGQASIGNPAVFAEPQWADPGSRYHAIRNAQQSLVLGDSVDFGGGWSAVLGASWSQMRARTYNAAGAQTSADDKTGWSSTAALVYKPQADTSLYASWADSLEQADAAPNGAANQGATLSPFRSQQWELGAKRSLGRLDVSAALFRINRPFAFTDPSDNYFKVHGDQSNTGLELAASGAFWPRWHVFGGVTLLDPKLKNTGKAATSNKQVVGVPKVQANLLLEYQPRSVQGLVLSSNLHHTGRRAADDSNAQWISGYTTLDVGARYSTRVSGVATTWRLSVNNVFDKRYWLSIFPGSVNGNGASSSAFLGSPRELRLSVAVDL; this is encoded by the coding sequence ATGCTTCGCGCATCCAGAACCTCTCTCCAGCCGTTTGCACGCACGGCCGTGGCGGCGGCCGCCCTGGCCTGTGGCTGGGCCTCGGCGGCGGAGTCGGCGCAACCGCCCCCCGAACTGCAGGAGGTGATCGTGGAGAGTGCATCCTCCACGGCCGGGTTCCAGGCAAAGGAGGTGGAGCTCGGGCCGCTGGGCACCCGGGCGGTGCTTGATACGCCGTATTCGGTGCGCACCGTCAGCCGGGAGATGATTGAAAACCAGCAGGCGACCAGCGTGCACGAGTTGCTCAAGTACCTGCCGTCTGCGCAAATGCAGGCGCGTGGCGGGGCGGACGTGGGCCGTCCGCAGACCCGGGGCATGCAGTCCAGCGTGGTGGCGAACAACCATCTGGATGGCCTGAACGTGGTGGGAACGACGGCGTATCCGATGGAGCTTTACGAACGCATCGAGGTGATTCAAAGCCTGTCTGGCGCCTTCTATGGCCCTGCCAGTCCGGCGGGCAACTTCAACTTCATCCAGAAACGCCCGGCGCTCGCTTCCCAGAAGCGCCTGACGGCGGGCTACTCCAGCAGCCGTGTTTACGGTGCGCACGCAGACCTGTCAGGCCCGCTGGACGTGAACAAGGTGGTGACTTACCGCACCAACCTGCTGCACGAGGAAGGCGAGGGCTACGTTCAAGGCAGCACCCAGCGGCGCAGCCTGGTGGGGCTGGCGCTGGACGTGCGCCCCAATGCGAGCACGGTGATAGAGCTCAATGCCAGCCGCTATCACTTCGTGCGCAAGGGCTTCCCCGGTTCTTTTGCCTATGCCACCGGCCTGTTGCCTGCGGCGCCAGACCCTACCCGCGTGGGTTACGGCCAAAGCTATGCCGGGCTGGATCTGGAGACCTCCGTCCTGAACGCGCGCGTGCTGCACCGGATCAACGACGACTGGCGTGTCACCGCCGGGGTGCTGCGGCAGATTGCGGACCGCTCCCTGACCTGGCCGACCAACACCATGACGGGAACCTCCGGAGGCTATACCACGACCGTGGGCTCATCCGCGGCAGGGCGGTTCGTGGTGGACAGCAACCTGTTGCAGCTCAGCGGCCGCGTGCGCCAGGGAGGCTGGACGCACGATCTGGTGGTGGGCACCACGGGCTTCAACTGGGACGTGTTCAGTTATCCCAACAAGACCTACACCCTCGGGCAGGCCAGCATCGGCAATCCGGCCGTGTTCGCCGAACCGCAATGGGCGGATCCCGGCAGCCGTTACCACGCGATCCGCAATGCCCAGCAATCGCTGGTGCTGGGTGACAGCGTCGATTTTGGCGGTGGCTGGTCCGCGGTTCTGGGCGCAAGCTGGAGCCAGATGCGCGCCCGCACCTACAACGCGGCAGGGGCGCAGACCAGCGCGGACGACAAGACCGGCTGGAGTTCAACCGCCGCGCTGGTATACAAGCCGCAGGCGGACACTTCGCTGTACGCCTCCTGGGCGGACAGCCTGGAGCAGGCGGACGCCGCGCCCAATGGCGCCGCCAACCAAGGGGCCACGCTCAGCCCGTTCCGCAGCCAGCAGTGGGAGCTGGGGGCCAAGCGGTCTTTGGGCAGGCTGGATGTGAGTGCGGCATTGTTCCGGATCAACCGGCCGTTTGCCTTCACCGACCCCTCGGACAATTACTTCAAGGTCCATGGCGACCAGTCCAACACCGGGCTGGAACTGGCCGCCAGCGGTGCATTCTGGCCCCGGTGGCACGTGTTTGGCGGCGTCACGCTCCTGGACCCCAAGCTCAAGAACACGGGCAAGGCGGCCACCAGCAACAAGCAGGTGGTGGGCGTGCCCAAGGTGCAGGCGAATCTGTTGCTGGAATACCAGCCGCGGTCCGTGCAGGGACTGGTGCTCAGCTCCAACCTGCACCATACGGGCCGGCGTGCCGCAGATGACAGCAACGCCCAATGGATCAGCGGGTACACGACGCTCGATGTCGGTGCACGCTATTCCACGCGCGTGTCCGGCGTGGCCACCACCTGGCGCCTGTCGGTCAACAACGTGTTCGACAAGCGCTATTGGCTGTCCATCTTTCCGGGCAGCGTCAACGGCAATGGCGCCAGCAGCAGCGCCTTCCTGGGGAGCCCGCGCGAACTGCGTTTGTCGGTGGCCGTGGACTTGTAG
- the modD gene encoding ModD protein — MNSVFFDHATIDAWIAEDAPLLDLTTHLLAVGGQPARIAFTLRGAGVAACTEEAARVVQHCGGQVERLVPSGQPLAAGAELLAATGDAAALLRAWKVAQNLLEYACGVATATAAMVRAVRAVAPQVAVLTTRKHAPGLRRIALKATLSGGAYPHRLGVGETVLVFPQHRALAGGWAGVAGRLAAVAPVLAEKTCVIEAHSLEEAQQAVAAGADVVQFDKAAPEALRQWCPLLRARHPRLGLLAAGGIHAGNVADYAASGVDALVTSSLHHAPPADVAVSVQPL, encoded by the coding sequence GTGAATTCCGTATTTTTCGACCATGCCACGATCGACGCCTGGATTGCCGAGGACGCGCCGCTGCTGGACCTGACCACGCACCTGCTCGCCGTGGGCGGCCAGCCCGCGCGCATCGCCTTCACGCTGCGCGGTGCGGGCGTGGCGGCCTGCACCGAGGAGGCCGCGCGCGTCGTGCAGCACTGCGGCGGGCAGGTGGAGCGCCTGGTGCCCAGCGGCCAGCCCCTGGCGGCAGGGGCCGAGCTGCTGGCCGCCACGGGCGATGCGGCGGCCCTGCTGCGCGCCTGGAAGGTGGCGCAGAACCTGCTGGAGTACGCCTGCGGCGTGGCCACGGCCACCGCCGCCATGGTGCGGGCCGTGCGCGCCGTGGCGCCGCAGGTGGCCGTGCTCACCACGCGCAAGCATGCGCCGGGCCTGCGCCGCATCGCGCTCAAGGCCACGCTCAGCGGCGGTGCCTACCCGCACCGGCTGGGGGTGGGCGAGACGGTGCTGGTGTTCCCCCAGCACCGCGCGCTGGCCGGCGGCTGGGCGGGTGTGGCCGGGCGCCTGGCGGCGGTGGCCCCGGTGCTGGCCGAGAAGACCTGCGTGATCGAAGCGCATTCCCTCGAAGAAGCCCAGCAGGCCGTGGCCGCCGGGGCCGACGTGGTGCAGTTCGACAAGGCGGCGCCCGAGGCGCTGCGCCAGTGGTGCCCGCTGCTGCGCGCCCGGCACCCCCGGCTGGGGCTGCTGGCGGCGGGCGGCATCCACGCGGGCAACGTGGCCGACTACGCCGCCAGCGGGGTGGACGCGCTGGTCACCAGCAGCCTGCACCACGCACCGCCCGCCGACGTGGCGGTCAGTGTGCAGCCGCTGTGA
- a CDS encoding ABC transporter substrate-binding protein, with protein sequence MNTHANPPAGTSAIQRRRLLQTGLAGVLQWLCPAAQATASVDDGYREITYYEGKRVRVPAVVRRVATTWEAQNSILAMLGAGERIVATTRIVRSMPNFRRFVPGIEQAVIAGAGAGDVNIEALLEVQPDVLFVAGELPPAAQARLQAARIPVVSLRYNALEAMVERTRITAEILGGQAPQRAQAFERYYRSTVDRVRQAVAQVPQRQRLKVFHAMGSAMQSSGRPSLNQDWMDIAGAVNVAEPWFTGASAGAVSIEQILQADPDVIVVMHARDAEMIRNDRRWRGIGAVKAGRVHVNPKGLFWWCRETCEVALQPLWLAQTLYPQVFASIDMRQETRRFYETFYGYRLGNEDVSLFLNPEN encoded by the coding sequence ATGAACACCCATGCGAACCCGCCTGCGGGCACCAGCGCTATCCAGCGGCGGCGGCTGCTGCAAACGGGCCTGGCAGGTGTCCTGCAATGGCTGTGCCCCGCAGCCCAGGCCACGGCGTCTGTTGACGATGGCTACCGTGAAATCACCTACTACGAAGGCAAGCGCGTGCGCGTGCCCGCCGTGGTGCGCAGGGTGGCCACGACCTGGGAGGCGCAAAACTCCATCCTTGCCATGCTGGGCGCTGGGGAGCGCATCGTTGCCACCACGCGCATCGTGCGGTCCATGCCCAACTTCCGTAGATTCGTGCCCGGCATCGAGCAGGCCGTGATCGCGGGAGCCGGGGCCGGGGATGTCAACATCGAAGCCCTGCTGGAGGTGCAACCCGACGTGCTGTTCGTTGCGGGCGAGTTGCCGCCGGCCGCGCAGGCACGCCTGCAGGCCGCGCGCATCCCGGTGGTCAGCCTGCGCTACAACGCACTGGAGGCCATGGTCGAGCGCACGCGCATTACGGCAGAAATCCTGGGGGGCCAGGCACCGCAGCGCGCCCAGGCTTTCGAGCGCTACTACCGGAGCACCGTGGATCGCGTGCGCCAAGCGGTCGCCCAGGTGCCGCAGCGGCAGCGCCTGAAGGTGTTTCATGCCATGGGCAGCGCCATGCAGTCATCGGGCCGCCCTTCTTTGAACCAGGACTGGATGGACATTGCTGGCGCGGTGAACGTGGCGGAGCCGTGGTTTACCGGCGCCAGTGCCGGAGCCGTCTCGATCGAACAAATCCTGCAGGCCGATCCCGACGTGATCGTGGTGATGCATGCGCGCGATGCCGAGATGATCCGGAACGACCGGCGCTGGCGCGGCATCGGGGCAGTCAAGGCCGGGCGCGTGCATGTGAACCCCAAAGGGTTGTTCTGGTGGTGCCGCGAAACCTGCGAGGTGGCGCTGCAACCGCTTTGGCTGGCCCAGACGCTGTACCCGCAGGTGTTTGCGTCGATCGATATGCGCCAGGAAACACGGCGCTTCTACGAAACCTTCTATGGCTATCGCCTCGGCAACGAGGATGTGAGCCTGTTTCTGAACCCTGAAAACTGA